CACCATTGAATGCTAAGCTAGGCCTGATTTTGGCTATGAAGTGTATAACTGCATTTTCAAAAACGAAAGTATATTTTGTAAGAGCATCTCCCTTATAAAGTTTTTTTGTTTTTCGACTTCGAAACTTCAAATTTAGAGTTTTAAAAAGTGAAACTTCGTATTTGAAGTTTCATTACTCAAAACTCTAAATTTGAAGTTTCATCTTTTTATTTGCATTTTGGTCCTCATAATTAATTATACATCACATTTATGATTCTTAAGTATTTTTTCATTTATAGTTTAAATCTTTAAAACTTTTGTATATTTTAAATATTTTAAATATATTTTTATAAATTTAAATTTTACACATAAAAGTTTTTAAAAAATTAAAATAAGATTTATAATATTTTAAAAGTAGAATTAGACAACAAGAATATTACAAAAGAAACTTAATAAATTTTTTTTAAGAAGATACATGAAAACATAACTCTGCCACAAATTTAAATATTACAACAACACTAATAGTCTAGTAAATTTTCTCTGGAACTTCTAAAATGTTGTTCAAACAAATTTTGTGTAACCGAAAATGGAGCATTAAGAAAATAATGTTATGTAATAATATGATATTTTGCTTCTAATTTAATATTTAATTATGTATATCTATTTATAATTTTATATTTTATTGTAAAATTTTATTAATTAATATTATTATAATATTTTTATATATGTGCTAGTTATCTATAAAAGTTGTATGGATTTCTATTAATTATGACAAATATAAAGAGCATAATGTAAATTACAAATAATTTTGAAATTAAATTTGAAGTTTTGCAACCACTGGACTGGCATGCTTTCTCAATTCAAAAATATAAATCTTTCTCAATACCATTGCTATTTTAGTGATCCCACACAAAAACAACACAAGCAGATAACCTAACACATAGTACTTAACCAATATATTCAACATGTAGACATTGTATGGTGATTTAAATGGTTCTTGGTTACTTATTCATATTGTCAAAGGCATCAACTTTCATGCCTTCAAAAGCTAATTTTTTAATACTCTGCGATCATAATACATCTCTAGCCATTCTACCTATGTCATGCGATTCTACACCATGACAAGAGCCATTTCTTGATCAGTAGCCACTAACCATATCAAATTACAAAATTACAAAAACAAACTATAAATTACTAAGTTTCAGAGAGCAATAGAACGTACCAAAAATACACAAGCAAAATAAATTATCAAAACTTACCTTAGAAGCATATTTTCGAGAGTGTATTCCCAAAACGAAAGTACAATCTCCTTTCAAACTGTTCCTTCACTTCCCCACAAACTGAACAAACCCAGAAATAAACTCGACCTCAAATTAAAACCTCAACTCTCCCAGAAGTTGAAATATTAGTCAAAATATTATTGTATCCAGATATGAAAATCGAACACTCTACCCACAAATAAAAATAGAACTTGGACTTGAACTCTAGAAACATTTTATTCGCTTTTAGTACTCTTATTCCCCATATTATATCGTTGTGATGTCGAATTTCCAAACTCGAACCCTAGTTTTCTAAGTTTTTGCCGATATGTCGATATAACAACATAAATCAAACTAAATGTCAGTTATCTCAAATGTGAAAGATGTTGAATAAAAAGGCTGACGTTCTATTTCCCCGAAGAACTATCATATATTTACCAAATCCACATATAAGTAAGCCCACTTCTATATCCACATGTAACTGAATTCGGAATCCAATTTTTACCCAATATGGAAGTTCAAATTCTACTTCTCCATCTATTCAATGTTCAAAACCGAAACACACACATACGTGGTTTACAATCCTTTCACTGTTTACCATGCACGTGTGATCGGAAGTTCCATGTATTTGATCAATTGTACCAGACCAGATCTAGATGCAGTAAACGTACTTAGTCAATATACAAGTAATCCATATCATACACAGTGGAAAGCTATAACGAGAGTACTCAATTACTTGCGCTACACCAAAGATTTTTCACTTCATTATGGTAAAGAACCAGCCGTTTTAGAAAGATACGATGACGCTAATTGGATATCAGATTCTAGAAACTTAAAATTCACAAGTGGATATGTCTTAACACTAGGAGGATGAGCAATATCATGAAAATCTACCAAACAAACAATGCTAGCCAGATCCACCATGGAATCTGAGTTCATAGCCTTAGACAAAACAATAGAAGAAGGTGAATGGCTTAGAAAGTTTTTGGAAGATATATATATATATATATATGGGGGAAACATGTGCCAGCTATACGCATACATTGTGACTGTTAATCGGCTACTGCTCGGGGTCAGAATAATCCTTTTACAATGGTAAATCTCGTCACATCAGAAGACGACATAAAACCATTAGACAACTTATCTCAAGTGGTGTAATCGCAATAGACTACATCAAATCGGCTGACAACCTAGCGGATCCATTTACTAAAGGTTTCCCACTAGATGTTGTTGCTAAATCATCAAAAGGAATGTGGTTAAATCCTATAACGAATGCGGATGCTTGATTGCAACCCTACCTATCATGATTTGAGATCCCAAGACGTAGGTTCAGAGGGAAAACAAAATCAAACATAATCTAATCAAAGAACTTTGAGAAAAAGTAGTCTCTTCCCAGCTCCTAAGATGATAAAAGTGCTAACGAATGTGAGAAGGATAAGCATAAGCTTTTAATGATTCCATTGCTTCTAAAGGGAAGTATTACTCAATACTTTTCATGGTCAATCATCTAATGAGTGTGAAATGGAACCGTTTGTAGGAAAATGAATGCAAGACTATATTCTCTAAGTTCACTCATGAAAATCATGAAAAGTTCAGGGCCACAATAAACACAATAGAGAACTAAGTTCTACGAGAAAATGAAGATGCATTATGCATGTTGTCTCGGTCTACATAAAATACCAGTTTGTTAAAGACATCATGTTCACCTTCTCGTAAAGTAAACCCGACATATAATAACTATGAGTGGTTCAAGGCTTAAAAATGTCACCAACTCAAACACAGTGAATTTTTCGAAAAACTCTCGATAAGTCTGTTTGTCTGTCTAGTCAGGAATAGTTTAAGTATAGTAACTAGAATATATCGAGTCTGCATATGTTTAGAGTCATTTCTATTCATGTGGAGGATTGTTGGACCAATTAAATCCCATTGAGCATTAATTAAAATGTGAAAAACAAGTGACATGGGTTTTTATAATAAACAGCCCAAATAATACAATTGTAATGAGGAATGGGAAAGTCCCACATCAGTAACAAGAGGAGTGATTGAGCAGTATATATATGTTCCCTTGCTATAAATGTTCAAACGGCTTCAGGAGAGAAAGGAAGCTCCCTATGCGCGCGCCGCCGTCCGGCTCGGCGTGGGCTTGGGTCTTGGGTCCAATAAGGTTCTTTTTGGAACAAATTAATTTGGTTTTTGGCCCATTTTCGAGTCAAAAACAGAATGCAATTCGTTTCTAAACGATGTGTAGGTCGTCTCAGAACGACACACATTTTTCCATTCGCCCAAGATATTTAAACGAGAAGAGAGCGTCTTACGGAATAAGTATAGCAATTCAACTTCCCTCGATCTCCGTGAGATTCTCGCCCACGTGCAGCAGTAGTTGTGGGAAATGAATATTTTTCTTCTCTTTAATTATCACCTCTCCTCTTATTTCATTACTGACTATTTTCGCATCGAAAACTGATGATAGGAGTTTCAAGGCTCCTAATCAAATGTTATAGTATAAANNNNNNNNNNNNNNNNNNNNNNNNNNNNNNNNNNNNNNNNNNNNNNNNNNNNNNNNNNNNNNNNNNNNNNNNNNNNNNNNNNNNNNNNNNNNNNNNNNNNTAAACAAACCAATTTTAACCAAACTTACATAATCTAATCTTAACTAAGGTTATGATTGTTTGTTTAGTTTTTACTTTTTGGTTTTATTTTTTATGTTTTATATTTTGGTTTTAATTTTTTATTGTGCAGTAGATTTTGGCTTTTTCAAAAACATGAATGGTGGTTTTGGATTTATTTTTTCAGAGTAAAATAAAATATTATTATACAAACTTTATTAAACGATTACTATATCACCAAAAATAAATATGTTATTAAATAAAAACTACAAGCTACATGTATAATTGCATTTAATTTTAGGGTGAATTTGCGAAATAACCAATTTTAGAGGCAAAATGAAAAATATAGCTTTGATTATTAAGTCAATAACAAAAAAAATTCAAATTTCATCTGGTTTTACCTATTTTTATAATAAGTTGCAGGTGAAAGAAATTGATGATGTCGACGGTGAATAACATGTGAACCTAAAAAAACAAAATTGTATTGATAAAAAAAATCAATGATGCTCAGTGATGGAGGATGAATAGAGGTGGTTACCGCAACGGAAATGAAGGGAAGATGCGGTGGTGATGGTTACAACAACGGTGGTGAAAACTATGGTAGTAATGGTTATGGAGAATGAAGCAGTCGTCAGTACATAAAAAAAGTAATCTTTCATGACAGAGATTACTGTAGTTGTGGTGGTGTTCGTGGTGATCACCAGTATAATTAGTGTGGATTGAAGAAAGAGACATTATAAATAGAATGGAACATATTAAATAGTATAATACATATTGTTCATATTTTAAAATGTCTATAATTGCATAGAATGAGGTAATACTTATCTCAAAATCAACTCAAAACCTCATGTAAGCTAAACCAAAACACTAATCACTAAACTTTAAAAGGAAATATAAACTCTAACCCAAATATAAAAATATGCACATAGTACATAATACGAAGTAATGTCATAATATAATAGTAACAAAAGAAATAACATAGTACATATTGTTTAAATTTTGAATTTTCTATGATTGCAAAGAATGAAGTAATTCGTACCCCAACATTAACCTAAAACTTCCACAAACTAAACTCATAACACTAATCACTAAACACTAAAAGGAAATATAAACCCTAACTCAAACATCAAAATATACGCATAATACATAATATAATACATAATATGAAGTAGTATCAAAATAGAATACAAACACAATAGCATAGTAGATATTGTTGCAACCTTTCATTCTTAAACTAACCTATTATAACTAACCAAACATTATAACTGAACTTTATTATAGCAACACAATTTATGGGACCCACACATAAATTAACTCGATCGCTACTAATATGTTTAATTTCCTAATCGATCATTCTTCTTAACTCAAGCAAAACGCATAATAGTTAAATTACATCTCTCCTTAGATACACCTATGAACTAAAAGAAGATAAAATACATATGTTGACCTTATTACTATTCAAAGTTGAAGAAAGTCATGCGAGTAGCAAAAGGGTTAAACCCGGGTCTATTAAAGACACAGACCTAACCCCCGGGTGGGAGGTGCAACCCACGGATGGATCCTCTCCCGGGTATTCAAATGGGCCGTAAGCATGGGCTCATATCCGTGTGTATTTATTTAACATAAGATATACAATAACGTGTATTTATTTAACATAAGATATTATCTCTCATATCAATAGGTCTAACTCATTGTATGTTTCTAAACAAAAGAAATAATTTATCTACATTAAAATTGTTATAGTATTGATTATTACAAAACTTATAATCTGAAATGCATAACATAAATACAATGTGTTTAGTTTATATAACAAAATAAATATTTTATTCTTTTATGTAATATTGTAAAGTAGATGAGAAGTTTAATTCATTTTTTTAAAAAGTATTATAAGATTTTCTGGGTTTTCTCCGTATGAACCGGTGTTGGTTCAAAGGTTAATAACGGGTGTTTTGGGTCTTATTGGATTTGTAATCAATAGGTTTTCAATAAATCAGAATTTTATGGAAATATATTAGTTGGTAGAATCTCTGATAGAATACTACATGAAGAACACAAGTCCGTCCTAATTATATACAGCAACTGGGTTTTGCTGTTCGACCGCGAGTCTAGATCGAATATAAAAACATTCCTAATATCTTATCTCATTTATAAAACCATATATGTACCTCTACTAAAAGGAGTTTAATAATTTGTAAAAATTGAATGCCTTTTTGACAACATTTAAATGTATATACACTATTATTTCTCATCATTCCGTTTCAGTTTGGTATTTTGGTTTTTGTTTGGTTTTGGTTCGGTATTTTAGTTTTAGTGTTTTGGTTCTACAAATTTAGAAACTGTTTAGCAACTGTTCAATTATTTACAAAATTTGGGTTGGTTTCAGTTGGGTTATTTTGGTTTGGTTCAATAGCAAAGTTGAGAACTAGCAAATATGCAAAAAAAAATACTGATCAAATTTAGTTTTGGTTTGGTTCTGGTTTTTCCGGTAATTACGAATTTATAGATAAAAATATCAGATAATTTAGGTCTTTCAGTTTAAATATCGGATAATTCAGATTGTATCGATAAAATATCAGATGATAAAAAAATCAGATAATTCAAATATTTTTTAATATTTTGAATAAAAATATATTCGGTAAATGTTTTTGGGTACTTAGGTTTTTAAATAGCTTTTTTAGGATATTCGGTTATTTAGAAATTAAATATGTTTAATATTTTTAATTATGTAATTTATATTTTTAAATTCAAATACCCATTAGTCTCTCAGTTCGGTTTCAATATTTCGGTTCCACAAATATATGATATGTTCGGTTATTTATGAAATTTCTTTCAATTTTGATTTTTACAGTTTGGTGTGGTTCGGTTTGTAGTTCCGAATAAATGTGTCCTCGAAACCTACACTGTCTTATATATAAATTCATTAATAATAATGTAATTTCGAAAATAAATCTGTGTTTTCTAAGCTCGGGTCAAAATCTAGTTTATTTTTAAAAGATCAAAAAGATATTATATTTATCAGTTTTAAAGTATATTAGAAATATTTGAATCGGATAAATTTAGATTAGGATCTTCTGTAAAATTAGTTATGAAAAGAAAATTGTTAAATATTTAAAATATCTTGTTATTCATGTTTTCGTGTATTTGTTTTCACAAATTTACTCAAATGCCAGTTGACTGATTTTTGGAATACCATATGGGAAATTAGGCATAATAACAGAAAAAAAAACAAATTCACTAACTATCCAAAAACACCAACTATCTTCTACTTTCTCTTCCTATCTCTTTCTCCTCTCTACAAATCTGATTTCTGATTCTTTTGGTCATTTGGCAAATAAGCACGTATTATATTAACAATTTATAGTTATTGTCTTAAAAATGTATATTTCCTAATATAATATTTTGATTTCACATTTTTTGAAGTTTCAACGTTTACAGGTGGTTGACAATAATAGTGAGATCAATATCTGCTTGAACTGCAAGATTCTTTTTCACGACGGGGAGAAGGGAACTTCAATATTCTTTATCATCATGAACTTCAAAAAAATTTATCAAACAGTTCACTAAAATATAATGATATTGGTGGTGGGATGAGAAGATTTTTTGTTGTCGTTCATAAATGATTCAAACCATATGTTTGTGTTATGTATATGAAAAATAACAAATATATAGAAATTGAAACTAAACCAAAGTCTGAGAGGGTCGTGATTCCTCTATTTAATATGTTTAATTAAGGATAATAATGTTAACGTGTATTTTATAGATTTATTATAACAAATTATGCAACCAATTTTAGATTTCTATAAGATGGCCAACTTACAAAAACACACATGAAATATGTTGTGTACTCCACTTCTTTTGATAGAGAAGAATAGATGTATCAATATTGTTTGCGAGATTGAAAAAGACATTTGAAGTTTTCCCCCTATTGTTACGAAATCAAATATTTTCTTTTATCCACAATAGCCAAAAAGAAAAAGAAGAGAATTTTTCTAAAAGAAATTAAACGACGAAAAAGTCTGAAAGGAACCGTGGAACGTTTATGAGTGTTTGTTCAAAAAGATGCCGATATGGTTAGGCTATAAGCAACTGGTGAAGGCAGAATAGATTCATCGACGGCAGAAGTAAGAGGAAGCCCTAAGCTGTCTGAGAACTACCTCAAGACCAGAAGGCGGATGTGGAGGGTGGTTGTCTGGATCTGTATCTGGATCTGAATCCGAAGAGTGGTTCTCTGAATCCGAAGAGTTGTTATCTGGATCTGAATCCGAAGAGTCAGTGTTGTCTGGACCGCCCAGGGCATGGAGGGTATTCTGATACCCATACCGAGCCAAGTAGCTCTTCACCAGGTCTAGAGTTACGCTTGGAGAGATAGATATCTTCTCAATCTCCACGCTGAGCTTTCCCTTGATAAATGTTTTGTGTCCCTAAAACAAGTGTCATTCATAATAAGTGGTCAAAACTGTTATCAGAGAAACATATGCGGACACATATATGGAAATTGAGGATCTTACCACAAGATCAAAACGAAACGTTTGGGGTTGGAAATTCACAGTGACTCTGCCGAGATTTCATTGAGAACAAAAAGCAAAAAAAAAGCATAGAGAAGATTAGTAAAACAGAGAATCAATGCACAAAAGAGAAAAGAAGAGACATACTCCTCGTTTTTGCTGTGTAGAGCCACTGTTGGGTACAGAACACCATTGAAGACCTTGGGGCTTGTCCCTACCAAAGATCCATTTTTGCTATCATCAAATAAGAAATGGAAGATGTCAGCAAATAAGAAAACTTGAAATGGATAGGATCTCTAGTTGGTTACTCACGTGAAAAAAAATTCCTGTGAAACATAGTCTATACCGCAACCCACTATATCACCGGTTGTATACGTGCTTGCAGTAGTTTTGTTGGCAGCAGTTATAGTCAAACCCTTTCCTTGGAGACAGTGAATGAGGCCAGTGTCACCATGATAATAGCATTTCTTGAAGTCCGATGATCTACAATCAGAAGTATAAATGAAAGAAAGCCATTGAAGTCCAATTTCACAAAAACAAAGCCAAACATTTGTGATATACCAAAACAGCAACGAAGAAAACAGTTTTTGCTCTCTTTGAGGAGAGAAAAGTACATCATGACCTCGTCCAAGAAACAAATTTGCTCAAGTTCACTGAATCGTTACAAACAATCTACTGTGACAGAAACAAAATCAACAATATCCAAACGCACAATTTGCTCAATTTCACTGAATCTAAACGCCGCACATCAAAGTTGATTAAATCTCTTCTTTAGCGAATCACTTCATCTAGACCTAGTTTCACCT
The DNA window shown above is from Brassica oleracea var. oleracea cultivar TO1000 chromosome C3, BOL, whole genome shotgun sequence and carries:
- the LOC106332257 gene encoding ran-binding protein 9-like, whose product is MANYFSEVSGKRGTPEEEEARYPRAMDKSNFEDPFTDLSDDNLTVKYTYGGSSSSMEGMVQPRIQAPIKCIAYYFEILVTNAGSEGRIATGFSTASWIDSLGSSDFKKCYYHGDTGLIHCLQGKGLTITAANKTTASTYTTGDIVGCGIDYVSQEFFFTKNGSLVGTSPKVFNGVLYPTVALHSKNEEVTVNFQPQTFRFDLVGHKTFIKGKLSVEIEKISISPSVTLDLVKSYLARYGYQNTLHALGGPDNTDSSDSDPDNNSSDSENHSSDSDPDTDPDNHPPHPPSGLEVVLRQLRASSYFCRR